A single window of Acidimicrobiales bacterium DNA harbors:
- a CDS encoding TatD family hydrolase — MNGDGVRFADSHCHLAYGPDDDPVDVAVAAAAEAGVLRLIDVGTNRATSLAALQKAAGREGVYATVGLHPHDASDGTETLADLVDAPGVTAIGECGLDYHYDNSPREVQREAFATQVGWANERDLPLVIHSRDAWDDTFAVLDDVGVPARTVFHCFTGGPVEATRALERGAHLSFSGIVTFRNAADVRAAAALCPPDRVLVETDAPYLAPVPNRGRPNRPAWLPFVAAGLAEARGETTACVAGLTWRNTERVFGLG; from the coding sequence ATGAACGGCGACGGCGTCCGTTTCGCCGACAGCCACTGCCACCTCGCCTACGGGCCCGATGACGATCCCGTCGACGTGGCGGTCGCCGCGGCGGCCGAGGCGGGGGTGCTGCGTCTCATCGACGTCGGAACCAACCGGGCCACGTCGCTGGCGGCGCTGCAGAAGGCGGCCGGCCGGGAGGGCGTCTACGCGACGGTGGGCCTGCACCCCCACGATGCGAGCGACGGCACCGAGACGCTGGCCGACCTCGTCGATGCGCCCGGCGTCACCGCGATCGGTGAGTGTGGTCTGGACTACCACTACGACAACTCTCCACGCGAAGTGCAACGTGAGGCTTTCGCGACGCAGGTCGGTTGGGCCAACGAGCGTGATCTCCCGTTGGTGATCCACAGCCGCGACGCCTGGGACGACACTTTCGCGGTGCTCGACGATGTCGGCGTCCCGGCGCGCACCGTCTTCCACTGCTTCACCGGCGGACCCGTCGAGGCAACCAGGGCGCTGGAGCGTGGTGCGCACCTCTCCTTCAGCGGGATCGTGACGTTCCGCAACGCCGCCGATGTGCGGGCCGCTGCGGCGTTGTGTCCCCCGGACCGTGTCCTGGTGGAGACCGACGCGCCCTATCTCGCGCCCGTCCCGAACCGGGGTCGGCCCAACCGCCCCGCATGGCTGCCGTTCGTCGCAGCGGGTCTGGCCGAGGCACGCGGCGAGACGACGGCGTGCGTCGCGGGGCTCACCTGGAGAAACACGGAGCGGGTATTCGGCCTGGGCTGA
- a CDS encoding SDR family NAD(P)-dependent oxidoreductase produces the protein MSDLPEHRMDGSSVLVAGATGGLGSEIARDLARRGAKLTLVSRREDRLAALDVPGHRIALDLRDPDSSTAAVRAAVEYAGRLDVVINAVGVVAFGPIDELSVDAVEELFMTNTFIPIFLAQAALGAMDGGGVIVNISGVIAEQNLPGMAAYGASKAAVRSFDEALGREARRRRIRVIDARPPHTETGLAGRPVEGEAPAMPKGLEPAAVAATICAAIAGDVADLPSTAFAT, from the coding sequence GTGAGCGACCTGCCCGAACACCGCATGGACGGATCGTCGGTCCTGGTCGCCGGGGCCACCGGTGGGTTGGGGTCGGAGATCGCCCGGGACCTCGCCCGACGAGGAGCGAAGCTCACTCTGGTCTCTCGTCGTGAGGACCGACTGGCCGCTCTCGACGTCCCCGGTCACCGGATCGCACTGGACCTCCGGGATCCCGACTCGAGCACCGCAGCGGTACGCGCTGCGGTGGAGTACGCGGGCCGCCTTGACGTCGTGATCAACGCTGTGGGCGTCGTGGCGTTCGGTCCGATCGACGAGCTCTCGGTCGACGCCGTCGAAGAGCTCTTCATGACGAACACCTTCATCCCGATCTTCCTGGCGCAGGCCGCACTCGGCGCAATGGACGGGGGGGGTGTCATCGTCAACATCTCCGGTGTCATCGCGGAACAGAACCTGCCCGGTATGGCCGCGTATGGTGCATCCAAGGCAGCGGTGCGCTCGTTCGACGAGGCACTCGGGCGTGAAGCGCGCCGCCGGCGCATCCGGGTCATCGATGCCCGCCCCCCACACACCGAGACCGGTCTGGCCGGGCGCCCCGTCGAGGGCGAGGCACCGGCGATGCCGAAGGGTTTGGAACCGGCGGCGGTTGCGGCGACGATCTGCGCCGCCATCGCCGGTGACGTCGCCGACCTGCCGAGCACGGCCTTCGCGACCTGA
- a CDS encoding AURKAIP1/COX24 domain-containing protein, giving the protein MGSLVKKRRKRMRKKKHRKMLKRTRFQRRAKGK; this is encoded by the coding sequence ATGGGATCTCTCGTCAAGAAGCGCCGCAAGCGCATGCGCAAGAAGAAGCACCGCAAGATGCTCAAGCGCACGCGTTTCCAGCGTCGAGCAAAGGGCAAGTAG
- a CDS encoding PhoX family phosphatase, whose protein sequence is MTVDDGVSNPTSSRPFEEIARARLSRRGIIGGGLAAAAAGFIGTGGLSGTAAAANASAPAVFNDPLVGFDPIPLYGGTGVSISSDYDYSVILPWGDPVRPGGPGFSWPPTSAAQENQIGIGHDGMWFFAINNNHGVLCVNHEFGTNPHVLGKDFPESLEDVRVSQAAHGIGCYEIKRVGDTWVTVNSNKTRRVTANTPVTFSGPVAGSPLLDTPAGNAAAGTVNNCANGYTPWGTYLTCEENFNGYFGSSEGEGFSPSEAQSRYGLSADGFGYGWHVFDPRWDLSNPAYTNESNRFGWIVEVNPFDGSAVPVKRTALGRFKHEGAAVKVTGNGHVVVYMGDDERFDYVYKFVSSGPWPEMVANGQSPLDSGTLYCARFNEDGTGDWLPLTLSNPAVAARFSSMDDVLVHARLAADAAGATPMDRPEWGTIGADGCVYMTMTNNSRREVADAANPQAPNPDGHIIKWMDAGGGTGTTFLWDIWILASDTHGTDCAFGSPDGLWADPDGRLIIETDGGQPDDGNNQLLVGNASTGVIKRLLAGPKDCEITGFAVTPDRRTAFCNVQHPGDGDPATTTWPTGSAVPRDATIVFWRRDGGIIGS, encoded by the coding sequence ATGACCGTTGACGACGGCGTCAGTAACCCGACTTCGAGCCGCCCCTTCGAGGAGATCGCCCGCGCCCGACTCTCGCGCCGCGGCATCATCGGCGGTGGCCTCGCCGCCGCTGCAGCCGGCTTCATCGGCACCGGTGGACTGAGCGGAACCGCAGCTGCCGCGAACGCGTCCGCCCCCGCTGTGTTCAACGACCCCCTCGTGGGTTTCGACCCGATTCCGCTCTACGGCGGGACCGGCGTGTCGATCTCGTCGGACTACGACTACTCGGTCATTCTCCCCTGGGGCGATCCGGTCCGGCCCGGCGGGCCCGGCTTCTCATGGCCCCCGACATCGGCCGCCCAGGAGAACCAGATCGGTATCGGCCACGACGGCATGTGGTTCTTCGCGATCAACAACAACCACGGTGTCTTGTGTGTGAACCACGAGTTCGGCACGAACCCCCACGTCCTGGGCAAGGACTTCCCCGAGAGCCTCGAGGACGTCAGGGTCTCCCAGGCGGCGCACGGCATCGGCTGCTACGAGATCAAGCGAGTGGGCGACACGTGGGTCACGGTGAACTCGAACAAGACCCGCCGTGTCACCGCGAACACCCCCGTCACCTTCTCGGGTCCCGTGGCGGGTTCGCCGCTTCTCGATACCCCGGCGGGCAACGCTGCGGCGGGAACGGTGAACAACTGCGCCAACGGGTACACGCCGTGGGGCACGTACCTCACCTGCGAGGAGAACTTCAACGGCTACTTCGGCTCGAGTGAGGGGGAAGGGTTCTCTCCGTCGGAGGCGCAGAGCCGCTATGGGCTGAGTGCAGACGGCTTCGGCTACGGCTGGCACGTCTTCGACCCCCGCTGGGACCTGTCGAACCCGGCCTACACGAACGAGTCCAACCGGTTCGGCTGGATCGTCGAGGTCAACCCGTTCGACGGGAGCGCCGTTCCGGTCAAGCGCACGGCTCTCGGCCGATTCAAGCACGAGGGTGCAGCTGTGAAGGTCACCGGCAACGGTCACGTCGTGGTCTACATGGGCGACGACGAGCGCTTCGACTACGTCTACAAGTTCGTCTCGTCGGGGCCGTGGCCCGAGATGGTGGCGAACGGCCAGAGCCCCCTCGACAGCGGCACCCTCTACTGCGCCCGCTTCAACGAGGACGGCACGGGCGACTGGCTGCCCCTCACGCTTTCGAACCCGGCGGTCGCCGCCAGGTTCTCCAGCATGGACGACGTCCTCGTCCACGCCCGTCTCGCGGCTGACGCTGCCGGCGCGACACCGATGGATCGCCCCGAATGGGGCACGATCGGCGCCGACGGCTGCGTCTACATGACGATGACGAACAACAGCCGTCGTGAGGTGGCCGACGCAGCCAACCCGCAGGCCCCCAACCCCGACGGCCACATCATCAAGTGGATGGACGCCGGCGGAGGCACAGGCACGACATTCCTGTGGGACATCTGGATCCTGGCCTCGGACACGCACGGCACCGACTGTGCGTTCGGTTCGCCCGACGGTCTGTGGGCCGATCCCGATGGCCGCCTGATCATCGAGACGGATGGTGGCCAGCCCGACGACGGCAACAACCAGCTGCTCGTCGGCAACGCCTCCACGGGCGTGATCAAGCGTCTACTGGCCGGGCCGAAGGATTGTGAGATCACCGGCTTCGCCGTGACCCCGGACCGGCGGACGGCGTTCTGCAACGTCCAGCACCCCGGTGACGGCGATCCGGCCACCACCACCTGGCCGACAGGCAGCGCGGTGCCCCGCGACGCCACCATCGTCTTCTGGCGTAGGGACGGCGGAATCATCGGTTCCTGA
- a CDS encoding DNA recombination protein RmuC, translating into MIIVTVLAVLAAVLVAAAVAAFVLMNRSHRRSLEDVQEANRAALASIAADRDAVLAALDARHDFTVTAAGSAAADKALELAGATLDDRLKSTGREMELRHTGFESRVGEISAALEKVGTAVSQLQRERASQHGELVEKLKGAAEITSALSLTTASLRDALAHPKTRGQWGERMADDVLRSAGFVEGVSYRRQTAGAAGTVPDFTFLMPKGRELNMDVKFPVDNYLRHLDATDDAEAEQFAKAFTRDVRNRVKEITTRDYIDPERTVDYVVLFIPNEAVYTFLHERDSALVDWAISQKVVLCSPFTLFAVLAVVRQAIDSFAVSETSGEILDCLGRFSKEWRKFSDHIDKVEKQLGTVTSSFESLSGTRRRMLERELARIDDLRTERGLVDDPDETLVARPTLREVAGG; encoded by the coding sequence ATGATCATCGTCACAGTTCTCGCGGTCCTCGCCGCGGTGCTCGTCGCCGCAGCGGTCGCCGCCTTCGTCCTCATGAACCGCTCCCACCGTCGCTCCCTGGAGGACGTGCAGGAGGCCAACCGTGCGGCGCTGGCCTCCATCGCCGCCGACCGTGACGCCGTACTCGCAGCGCTCGATGCCCGCCACGACTTCACCGTCACCGCAGCCGGGTCCGCCGCCGCCGACAAGGCCCTCGAGCTGGCCGGCGCGACTCTCGACGACCGCCTGAAGTCGACGGGGCGTGAGATGGAGCTGCGCCACACCGGCTTCGAGTCGCGCGTCGGCGAGATCTCCGCGGCACTGGAGAAGGTCGGGACTGCCGTCTCACAGCTCCAACGGGAGAGGGCGAGCCAGCACGGCGAGCTGGTCGAGAAGCTGAAGGGTGCGGCCGAGATCACGTCGGCTCTGTCGCTGACCACGGCATCACTGCGCGATGCCCTGGCCCATCCCAAGACGCGGGGCCAGTGGGGCGAGCGCATGGCGGACGACGTGCTGAGGTCCGCGGGCTTCGTCGAGGGCGTGAGCTACCGCCGCCAGACCGCGGGCGCCGCGGGCACCGTTCCGGACTTCACGTTCCTCATGCCCAAGGGCCGGGAGCTGAACATGGACGTGAAGTTCCCTGTCGACAACTACCTGCGTCACCTCGATGCCACCGACGATGCCGAGGCGGAGCAGTTCGCCAAGGCGTTCACGCGAGACGTGCGGAACCGTGTGAAGGAGATCACGACGCGCGACTACATCGATCCGGAGCGCACGGTGGACTACGTCGTGCTGTTCATCCCCAACGAGGCCGTGTACACGTTCCTGCACGAACGCGACAGCGCTCTCGTGGACTGGGCCATCTCCCAGAAGGTCGTTCTGTGCTCGCCGTTCACCCTGTTTGCCGTGCTCGCCGTGGTGCGCCAGGCGATCGACTCCTTCGCGGTGTCGGAGACGTCCGGTGAGATCCTGGACTGCCTCGGGCGCTTCTCGAAAGAGTGGCGCAAGTTCTCGGACCACATCGACAAGGTCGAGAAGCAGTTGGGGACGGTGACCTCGTCCTTCGAGTCGCTGAGCGGCACACGGCGTCGCATGCTCGAGCGTGAGCTCGCCCGCATCGACGACCTGCGTACCGAGCGCGGGCTGGTCGACGACCCCGACGAGACCCTCGTCGCCCGGCCGACGCTGCGCGAGGTCGCCGGGGGCTGA
- a CDS encoding transglycosylase family protein: MTVIVMVGVIVVQADGAGTPQLSPPSEPTPTVEPTPEVSPTPESDDDDEVATDLLETAADSGPSDYDPPPPSAFSVQEAREAQAAADAALGFDFGVEPEPAVAAADEDPGEPSPEAALSVAAPVEPAPEPTVAAAAEPTPEPTPEPTPEPTPEPTPEPTPEPTPEPTPEPTPEPTPDPTTAPTPQPTPDPTAEPSDPGLPTPAQWEALRQCEAGGRYDAVNPAGPYYGAYQFSQATWNWIAQDHYPALVGVKPIDATPAQQDAMALELYLHNGAGPWPHCGVHLL; encoded by the coding sequence ATGACGGTCATCGTGATGGTCGGCGTCATCGTCGTGCAGGCCGACGGAGCGGGCACTCCCCAGCTATCCCCGCCGTCGGAGCCGACCCCCACGGTCGAGCCGACGCCCGAGGTCTCGCCGACCCCCGAATCCGACGACGACGATGAGGTCGCCACCGACCTCCTCGAGACCGCCGCGGATTCTGGCCCCTCGGATTACGACCCGCCTCCGCCGTCGGCCTTCTCGGTCCAGGAAGCCCGCGAAGCGCAGGCCGCGGCTGATGCGGCCCTCGGCTTCGACTTCGGTGTCGAGCCCGAGCCGGCTGTGGCCGCTGCCGACGAGGACCCCGGCGAACCGTCGCCCGAGGCCGCCCTCTCCGTGGCCGCGCCCGTCGAGCCGGCACCTGAGCCCACTGTGGCAGCGGCCGCTGAGCCGACGCCAGAGCCCACTCCGGAGCCCACCCCCGAGCCGACTCCTGAGCCGACGCCAGAGCCGACTCCTGAGCCCACCCCCGAGCCGACTCCTGAGCCGACGCCGGAGCCCACTCCGGATCCGACCACCGCGCCGACACCTCAGCCGACTCCGGACCCGACCGCTGAGCCGTCTGATCCCGGCCTGCCCACGCCTGCGCAGTGGGAGGCGCTGCGCCAGTGTGAGGCGGGAGGCCGCTACGACGCGGTCAACCCCGCCGGCCCCTACTACGGCGCCTACCAGTTCTCCCAGGCGACGTGGAACTGGATCGCCCAGGACCACTACCCGGCCCTCGTCGGCGTGAAGCCCATCGATGCCACTCCCGCCCAACAGGACGCGATGGCCCTCGAGCTCTATCTCCACAACGGCGCCGGTCCGTGGCCCCACTGCGGCGTCCACCTTCTCTGA
- a CDS encoding class I tRNA ligase family protein, with the protein MAHYYMTTPIYYVNDAPHVGHAYTTLNGDAVCRWHRLLGDETFFLTGTDEHGLKVQRAAESNGLTPIEQADRTSERFREAWRELDIANDDFIRTTEPRHYEAVRTFLQRVYDNGYIYSDVYEGLYSVSDEAYVTQEDVDEGRVSGQVEQMREENYFFRLSAFTDRLLEWYENTPDNIAPEGYRNEALGLLRQGLDDISITRTSLSWGVPVPWDEQHVFYVWYDALINYATAVGFGADEDGFAAWWPSAHHLIGKDILRFHCVYWPAMLLAAGVEDLPRFHVHGWLLIGGEKMSKSKLNQIAPSDLIADFGVDGFRYAMLRDNPFGPDSDFSYEHLMSRYNSDLANTFGNLLQRVTTVVGSKCDGIGPAPDADSPLAAIVADAYAATAEAWDRVQPAIALEATWRIVRDTNEYLSDREPWKLEPGPEVDTIMGDALEALRIATILASPAIPSSAQTAWARIGMTGSVLDQRLPGAALWGGYPGGLAVSKGDPLFPRLKG; encoded by the coding sequence GTGGCCCACTACTACATGACGACGCCGATCTACTACGTCAACGACGCACCCCACGTCGGTCATGCGTACACGACCCTCAACGGTGACGCCGTGTGTCGGTGGCATCGGCTGCTCGGCGACGAGACGTTCTTCCTCACCGGAACCGACGAGCACGGCCTCAAGGTCCAGCGGGCAGCCGAGTCGAACGGGCTCACACCGATCGAGCAGGCCGACCGGACCAGCGAGAGGTTCCGCGAGGCGTGGCGGGAACTCGACATCGCCAACGACGACTTCATCCGGACCACCGAGCCCCGCCACTACGAGGCGGTCCGGACGTTCCTGCAGCGGGTCTACGACAACGGCTACATCTACTCCGACGTCTACGAGGGTCTGTACTCGGTCTCGGACGAGGCATACGTCACCCAGGAGGATGTCGACGAGGGCCGGGTGTCGGGCCAGGTCGAGCAGATGCGTGAGGAGAACTACTTCTTCCGTCTGTCGGCGTTCACCGACCGGCTCCTCGAGTGGTACGAGAACACGCCCGACAACATCGCCCCCGAGGGCTACCGCAACGAGGCGCTGGGACTGTTGCGTCAGGGCCTCGACGACATCTCGATCACGCGCACGTCCCTGTCGTGGGGGGTGCCGGTGCCCTGGGACGAACAGCACGTCTTCTACGTCTGGTACGACGCGCTGATCAACTACGCCACTGCTGTGGGCTTCGGCGCCGACGAGGACGGTTTCGCAGCGTGGTGGCCGTCGGCGCATCACCTGATCGGCAAGGACATCCTGCGCTTCCACTGCGTGTACTGGCCGGCGATGCTTCTCGCCGCCGGGGTGGAGGACCTGCCCCGCTTCCATGTCCACGGGTGGCTCCTCATCGGCGGGGAGAAGATGTCCAAGTCGAAGCTGAATCAGATAGCACCGTCGGACCTGATCGCGGATTTCGGTGTCGACGGGTTCCGCTACGCGATGTTGCGCGACAACCCGTTCGGACCCGACAGCGACTTCAGCTACGAACACCTCATGTCGCGCTACAACAGCGACCTCGCCAACACGTTCGGCAACCTGCTCCAGCGCGTCACCACCGTCGTCGGCTCCAAGTGCGACGGGATCGGGCCGGCTCCGGATGCGGACAGCCCGCTCGCTGCCATCGTGGCGGACGCCTACGCGGCGACGGCGGAGGCGTGGGACCGCGTGCAGCCGGCCATCGCCCTCGAGGCGACGTGGCGCATCGTGCGCGACACCAACGAGTACCTGTCCGACCGTGAGCCGTGGAAGCTGGAGCCGGGCCCCGAGGTGGACACGATCATGGGCGACGCTCTCGAGGCCCTGCGGATCGCGACGATTCTCGCCAGCCCTGCGATCCCGTCCTCAGCGCAGACGGCCTGGGCGCGCATCGGGATGACGGGATCGGTGCTGGACCAGCGTCTGCCCGGTGCCGCGCTCTGGGGCGGCTATCCGGGCGGCCTGGCGGTCTCGAAGGGCGATCCGCTCTTCCCCCGCCTCAAGGGATGA
- a CDS encoding 4-(cytidine 5'-diphospho)-2-C-methyl-D-erythritol kinase: MTIFRAHAKLTTRLRMAGVRADGYHLLDAEMVSLDLHDTLEITDGDGLEVAGGSLGDAATGLFVPETTGDNLVSAALQLVERRARVRLTKAIAPGAGLGGGSADAAAVLVWAGFDDLDAAGGLGADVPFCIVGGRAHVTGIGEIVEPLPYEERTYTLLTPPFGCSTPAVYRRWDEMGAPVGERGNDLEPAALDVEPRLGEWRDRLEQATGEPARLAGSGSTWFVEGSFPGGGRVVVATVPAGVTTVP; the protein is encoded by the coding sequence GTGACCATCTTCAGGGCCCATGCGAAGCTGACCACACGGCTGCGGATGGCAGGTGTGCGTGCCGACGGCTACCACCTCCTCGACGCGGAGATGGTCAGTCTCGATCTCCACGACACGCTCGAGATCACCGACGGTGACGGCCTCGAGGTGGCTGGCGGATCGCTCGGCGACGCAGCGACCGGACTCTTCGTCCCCGAGACCACCGGGGACAACCTCGTCTCGGCCGCGCTGCAGCTCGTGGAGCGGCGTGCCCGGGTGCGTCTGACGAAGGCGATCGCTCCGGGCGCCGGGCTCGGAGGGGGTTCGGCGGATGCCGCAGCCGTCCTCGTGTGGGCCGGTTTCGACGACCTGGACGCCGCCGGCGGGCTCGGCGCCGACGTGCCCTTCTGCATCGTCGGCGGGCGGGCCCACGTCACCGGCATCGGTGAGATCGTCGAACCGCTGCCATACGAGGAACGCACCTACACCCTGCTCACGCCGCCTTTCGGCTGTTCGACGCCCGCCGTGTATCGGCGCTGGGACGAGATGGGTGCGCCGGTCGGGGAGCGGGGGAACGACCTCGAGCCCGCCGCGCTCGACGTCGAGCCGCGCCTGGGGGAGTGGCGGGACCGGCTGGAGCAGGCGACGGGAGAGCCTGCCAGGCTCGCCGGGAGCGGCTCCACCTGGTTCGTCGAGGGTTCGTTCCCCGGTGGCGGCCGGGTGGTCGTGGCGACGGTCCCGGCGGGTGTGACGACCGTTCCATGA
- the rsmA gene encoding 16S rRNA (adenine(1518)-N(6)/adenine(1519)-N(6))-dimethyltransferase RsmA translates to MTLGAGRVRELLDRHDVRLRQSLGQNFVVDPNTVERIVRLAGIEPGDRVVEIGAGCGSLTVALADAGARVTAIEIDGRLIPVLAEVLDGLAVEVLNVDATGLDWDALCGDDRWVLVANLPYNVGTGIVLDALVDAPRIDRMVVMVQREVAERFVAPAGSALRGIPSVVVDHFATAEIVARVPPTVFFPTPRVDSAVVRLDRHDDADAFARWVGVEPLVRAAFGQRRKMVRRSLAALAEPGDFVAADVNESARPEELTVAQWLRLAEAVAGGAS, encoded by the coding sequence ATGACCCTGGGAGCCGGCCGGGTTCGAGAGCTCCTCGACCGACACGACGTACGCCTACGCCAGTCCCTCGGCCAGAACTTCGTCGTCGATCCCAACACCGTCGAGCGGATCGTGCGACTCGCGGGGATCGAACCCGGCGACCGGGTCGTCGAGATCGGTGCCGGCTGCGGATCGCTGACCGTCGCCCTGGCGGATGCCGGCGCACGGGTCACCGCGATCGAGATCGACGGCCGCCTGATCCCGGTTCTCGCCGAGGTGCTCGACGGCCTCGCCGTCGAGGTGCTCAATGTCGATGCCACCGGACTGGACTGGGATGCCCTTTGCGGCGATGACCGCTGGGTCCTCGTCGCGAACCTGCCCTACAACGTGGGCACCGGGATCGTCCTCGATGCGCTCGTGGACGCACCTCGGATCGACCGGATGGTCGTCATGGTCCAGCGCGAGGTCGCCGAACGCTTCGTCGCCCCGGCCGGCTCTGCGTTGCGTGGCATCCCGTCTGTCGTGGTCGACCACTTCGCCACAGCGGAGATCGTCGCCCGGGTGCCACCGACCGTGTTCTTTCCGACGCCGCGCGTCGACAGCGCCGTGGTCAGGCTCGACCGGCACGACGACGCGGACGCGTTCGCACGCTGGGTGGGCGTGGAGCCGCTGGTGCGGGCCGCGTTCGGGCAGCGGCGCAAGATGGTGCGCCGGTCACTGGCGGCTCTCGCCGAGCCCGGAGATTTCGTGGCCGCCGACGTGAACGAGTCGGCCCGACCCGAGGAACTGACGGTGGCGCAGTGGCTCCGTCTCGCCGAGGCCGTCGCCGGCGGCGCGTCCTAG
- the mftD gene encoding mycofactocin biosynthesis FMN-dependent deaminase MftD (MftD, an enzyme found in the mycofactocin biosynthesis locus, performs an oxidative deamination of 3-amino-5-[(p-hydroxyphenyl)methyl]-4,4-dimethyl-2-pyrrolidinone (AHDP). The resulting compound, now called pre-mycofactocin (PMFT), is a biologically active redox cofactor that can oxidize the non-exchangeable NADH of TIGR03971 family SDR-type oxidoreductases.), producing the protein MPNAWFESIAVAQRRAKKFLPASVYGALVAGSEAGVSMRDNTAAFDELGLRPITAGQPGERALATTVMGQPMSMPVIISPTGVQAVHPDGEVAVARAAAARGVVMGLSSFASKPLEDVIEANPQTFFQIYWAGDRDSMQARMDRARTAGAVGLIVTLDWSFSHSRDWGSPDIPQGIDLKTVIKHAPEVALRPRWLIEWLRSGGLPGLGVPNFVPPGQRVPGFFEAYGTWMTTPPATWDDIAWLREQWGGPFMVKGIARADEARRAVETGATAISVSNHGGNNVDGAPAAIRVLPEIVAAVGDDIEVVMDSGIRRGSDVVKALALGAKAVMIGRAYLWGLAVNGQAGVENVLDVLRMGMDSTMLGLGKSSIEDLGPDDVVMPDGFTPPRIT; encoded by the coding sequence GTGCCCAACGCCTGGTTCGAGTCGATCGCCGTCGCGCAGCGTCGTGCCAAGAAGTTCCTGCCGGCGTCGGTGTACGGCGCGCTCGTCGCCGGATCCGAGGCGGGCGTGTCGATGCGCGACAACACCGCGGCCTTCGACGAGTTGGGCCTCCGGCCGATCACCGCAGGTCAACCGGGCGAACGCGCCCTGGCGACCACGGTGATGGGTCAGCCGATGTCGATGCCGGTCATCATCTCTCCCACCGGCGTGCAGGCGGTCCATCCCGACGGTGAGGTGGCCGTCGCGCGTGCAGCCGCCGCCCGTGGGGTCGTCATGGGACTCAGCTCGTTCGCGTCGAAGCCACTCGAAGATGTCATCGAGGCGAATCCCCAGACCTTCTTCCAGATCTACTGGGCGGGCGACCGCGATTCGATGCAGGCCCGCATGGACCGAGCCCGTACCGCCGGCGCTGTCGGTCTCATCGTGACCCTCGACTGGTCGTTCTCGCACAGCCGCGACTGGGGGAGCCCCGACATCCCCCAGGGCATCGACCTGAAGACCGTGATCAAGCACGCACCCGAGGTCGCCCTGCGGCCCCGCTGGCTGATCGAATGGCTCCGCTCCGGGGGACTTCCCGGCCTCGGGGTTCCGAACTTCGTGCCCCCCGGTCAGCGTGTGCCCGGTTTCTTCGAGGCCTACGGCACGTGGATGACCACGCCGCCGGCCACATGGGACGACATCGCCTGGCTACGCGAGCAGTGGGGCGGCCCCTTCATGGTGAAGGGCATCGCCCGGGCCGACGAGGCCCGCCGGGCCGTCGAAACCGGCGCCACCGCCATCTCCGTGTCGAATCACGGCGGAAACAACGTGGACGGCGCGCCGGCGGCGATCCGGGTCCTCCCCGAGATCGTGGCGGCGGTCGGCGACGACATCGAAGTCGTCATGGACAGCGGGATCCGGCGCGGTAGCGACGTGGTCAAGGCACTGGCGCTCGGAGCGAAGGCCGTCATGATCGGGCGCGCCTACCTGTGGGGTCTGGCTGTCAACGGTCAGGCCGGTGTCGAGAACGTCCTCGACGTGCTGCGCATGGGGATGGACTCGACGATGCTCGGACTGGGCAAGTCGTCCATCGAGGACCTCGGTCCCGACGACGTCGTCATGCCCGACGGGTTCACGCCGCCGCGCATCACCTGA